In one Bombyx mori chromosome 4, ASM3026992v2 genomic region, the following are encoded:
- the LOC101738895 gene encoding sporozoite surface protein 2, producing the protein MKFKPFVLLVVFVITGGSCINENVDGRSVDTDLLELPVNSALKTTLPEKGDVTEGPTVLVLMTKLLKSSTFKDEVANDFSSRHYHRSTAGDAPKRTVRQALPGYFPSNPFSTRVPLYPTIGNIRNPQGGQSPYGPTYQSTNYTYPYNYSGNQHNNYYNPAQGPHNPLYKPGNGNLGVFNSSNYDNRPNNAGFYPKPPYSGTYNYNTSLNHSPRPYYSNSTNRPHSIHPNYPTPNYNPSWSTNKQNITNYNYPSTTPTYYKPAQGPYNPYYKQGNSGNTNLTNYGLWPQNNGQNPTNGFTGNIQNIPYNPNQQPWNFNSTFPTNSPQQYQYPGQNGPNTFRLANSYYPSVPNQPPYNGNVEQNHFYYPGNRNTTWHDPTKY; encoded by the coding sequence ATGAAGTTTAAACCGTTTGTGTTGTTAGTTGTTTTCGTGATAACTGGTGGAAGTTGTATTAATGAAAATGTCGATGGCCGCAGCGTGGACACTGATTTGCTGGAACTACCAGTCAATAGTGCTTTAAAGACAACACTGCCGGAGAAAGGAGATGTTACTGAAGGCCCTACAGTACTTGTACTGATGACGAAGTTGTTAAAAAGTTCTACATTCAAGGACGAAGTTGCCAACGATTTTTCTTCACGTCATTACCACAGAAGCACAGCAGGCGATGCTCCTAAAAGAACCGTCAGGCAAGCACTCCCGGGATATTTTCCTAGTAATCCTTTTTCAACTCGAGTTCCTCTCTATCCGACGATTGGTAATATAAGGAATCCACAAGGAGGTCAATCACCTTATGGTCCGACATATCAATCAACAAATTATACTTATCCTTATAATTATTCTGGAAATCAACATAATAACTATTATAATCCAGCACAAGGACCACACAATCCATTGTATAAGCCTGGAAATGGAAATTTAGGTGTTTTCAATTCGTCAAATTATGATAATCGGCCTAATAATGCTGGATTTTACCCTAAACCTCCGTATTCCGGAACCTATAACTATAATACGTCGCTTAACCACAGTCCTAGGCCATATTATTCCAACAGTACGAACCGCCCTCATTCAATCCATCCTAATTATCCTACCCCAAATTATAATCCTTCTTGGTCtactaataaacaaaacattacgaATTATAACTATCCTAGCACAACACCAACTTATTATAAACCAGCGCAAGGACCTTATAATCCCTATTATAAACAAGGAAATTCTGGCAATACGAATTTAACAAATTACGGACTTTGGCCACAAAATAATGGGCAAAATCCTACAAATGGGTTCACTGGGAATATCCAAAATATTCCATACAACCCTAATCAACAACCTTGGAATTTTAACAGCACATTTCCAACTAACTCCCCTCAACAGTATCAATATCCGGGTCAGAATGGGCCAAACACGTTTAGGCTAGCCAATTCATATTACCCTAGCGTTCCCAATCAGCCTCCATATAATGGTAATGTGGAACAGAACCATTTCTATTATCCAGGAAATAGGAACACTACATGGCACGATCCGaccaaatattaa